Proteins from a single region of Rhipicephalus sanguineus isolate Rsan-2018 chromosome 5, BIME_Rsan_1.4, whole genome shotgun sequence:
- the LOC119393641 gene encoding WD repeat, SAM and U-box domain-containing protein 1 isoform X2: MATREWKLRQTVESHAGDVTGCDFSGTTLATCSNDKTVRLWLYEAGSFAESSASPLVGHKYGVNAVQFSPLGTALASCSIDGSVFIWNVQSGEVLGQLQHPSEAALRCCSFSPSGALLATGGDDETLVLWDVATRSLVRSLGGHGALVTACSFSPDGALLASASSAGDLRLWDARYGHGSCLLTRSEAHDLGATGCHFSPQFEASLAQGTLESSYLLASCGNDDLVRVWQVRMAHRCSLWSQWVFEGHSGNVMCCRFAPGGQMLASSAGDKTTILWDVGTGEQLQRLTKHTRYVPCCAFSSDGEFLATGSNDRTVVIWTQVESTTEEGQGEKPKPLPPQQQPPPPKEGVGVAAVGRWSVNQVGEWLEGLGLGQHRATFEEHAIDGQELLHLTHEGLSNALHVDALGTRARLLREVQALKHPLWRHLPPAGEDDAALPEELFCPITQEPMRDPVVAADGYSYERTAIIRWLESGKDTSPMTNEPLEHTMVLPNRTLQLLIQKYLR; the protein is encoded by the exons ATGGCGACCCGCGAGTGGAAACTCCGGCAAACGGTCGAGTCGCACGCTGGCGACGTGACGGGCTGCGACTTTTCGGGCACCACTTTGGCCACCTGCTCGAATGACAAGACGGTGCGACTGTGGCTCTACGAGGCGGGCTCCTTCGCAGAGTCGTCCGCGTCTCCTCTGGTCGGTCACAAGTACGGCGTGAACGCGGTGCAGTTCTCGCCGCTGGGTACGGCACTCGCGTCGTGCTCTATCGATGGGAGCGTGTTCATATGGAACGTTCAG AGCGGCGAGGTGCTGGGCCAGCTGCAGCATCCGAGTGAGGCGGCACTACGCTGCTGCAGCTTTTCGCCCTCGGGTGCATTGCTGGCCACCGGAGGAGACGACGAGACGCTGGTGTTGTGGGACGTGGCCACACGCTCGCTGGTACGATCTCTCGGTGGCCACGGGGCTCTGGTCACCGCATGCAGCTTCTCCCCCGACGGTGCGCTGCTGGCTTCCGCATCGTCGGCCGGAGATCTACGTCTCTGGGATGCGCGCTACGGTCACGGCAGCTGCCTGCTGACACGATCCGAGGCTCACGACCTGGGCGCCACCGGCTGCCACTTCAGCCCCCAGTTCGAGGCCAGTCTTGCGCAGGGCACGCTCGAGAGCAGCTACCTGCTCGCGTCCTGCGGCAACGATGACCTCGTGCGCGTGTGGCAGGTGCGCATGGCGCACCGCTGTAGCCTCTGGTCCCAGTGGGTGTTCGAGGGCCACTCGGGAAACGTTATGTGCTGCCGCTTTGCACCTGGCGGTCAAATGCTAGCTTCCAG TGCCGGTGACAAGACCACCATACTGTGGGATGTG GGCACTGGAGAGCAGCTGCAGCGGCTGACCAAGCATACTCGCTACGTGCCCTGCTGTGCCTTTTCAAGCGACGGCGAATTCCTGGCCACGGGCTCCAACGATCGTACCGTGGTTATTTGGACTCAAGTTGAGAGCACCACG GAGGAAGGGCAGGGAGAGAAACCGAAGCCCCTGCCACCGCAGCAGCAGCCACCGCCGCCCAAGGAGGGCGTCGGGGtggccgcggtgggccgctggtCGGTGAACCAAGTGGGCGAATGGCTGGAGGGCCTGGGCCTTGGACAGCACCGGGCCACCTTTGAGGAGCACGCCATCGATGGCCAGGAGCTGCTGCACCTGACCCATGAGGGGCTGAGCAATGCCCTGCATGTGGACGCCCTGGGCACACGTGCCCGCCTGCTGCGCGAGGTGCAGGCCTTGAAGCACCCCCTGTGGCGGCACTTGCCTCCTGCTGGGGAGGACGACGCTGCCCTGCCCGAGGAGCTCTTCTGCCCCATCACCCAGGAGCCCATGCGCGATCCCGTTGTGGCTGCAG ATGGTTACAGTTACGAGCGGACGGCCATCATCCGCTGGCTGGAGAGTGGGAAGGACACCAGTCCCATGACGAATGAGCCCCTGGAGCACACCATGGTGCTGCCGAACCGCACCCTGCAATTGCTCATCCAGAAGTACCTGCGCTAG
- the LOC119393641 gene encoding WD repeat, SAM and U-box domain-containing protein 1 isoform X1, which produces MATREWKLRQTVESHAGDVTGCDFSGTTLATCSNDKTVRLWLYEAGSFAESSASPLVGHKYGVNAVQFSPLGTALASCSIDGSVFIWNVQSGEVLGQLQHPSEAALRCCSFSPSGALLATGGDDETLVLWDVATRSLVRSLGGHGALVTACSFSPDGALLASASSAGDLRLWDARYGHGSCLLTRSEAHDLGATGCHFSPQFEASLAQGTLESSYLLASCGNDDLVRVWQVRMAHRCSLWSQWVFEGHSGNVMCCRFAPGGQMLASSAGDKTTILWDVGTGEQLQRLTKHTRYVPCCAFSSDGEFLATGSNDRTVVIWTQVESTTQEEGQGEKPKPLPPQQQPPPPKEGVGVAAVGRWSVNQVGEWLEGLGLGQHRATFEEHAIDGQELLHLTHEGLSNALHVDALGTRARLLREVQALKHPLWRHLPPAGEDDAALPEELFCPITQEPMRDPVVAADGYSYERTAIIRWLESGKDTSPMTNEPLEHTMVLPNRTLQLLIQKYLR; this is translated from the exons ATGGCGACCCGCGAGTGGAAACTCCGGCAAACGGTCGAGTCGCACGCTGGCGACGTGACGGGCTGCGACTTTTCGGGCACCACTTTGGCCACCTGCTCGAATGACAAGACGGTGCGACTGTGGCTCTACGAGGCGGGCTCCTTCGCAGAGTCGTCCGCGTCTCCTCTGGTCGGTCACAAGTACGGCGTGAACGCGGTGCAGTTCTCGCCGCTGGGTACGGCACTCGCGTCGTGCTCTATCGATGGGAGCGTGTTCATATGGAACGTTCAG AGCGGCGAGGTGCTGGGCCAGCTGCAGCATCCGAGTGAGGCGGCACTACGCTGCTGCAGCTTTTCGCCCTCGGGTGCATTGCTGGCCACCGGAGGAGACGACGAGACGCTGGTGTTGTGGGACGTGGCCACACGCTCGCTGGTACGATCTCTCGGTGGCCACGGGGCTCTGGTCACCGCATGCAGCTTCTCCCCCGACGGTGCGCTGCTGGCTTCCGCATCGTCGGCCGGAGATCTACGTCTCTGGGATGCGCGCTACGGTCACGGCAGCTGCCTGCTGACACGATCCGAGGCTCACGACCTGGGCGCCACCGGCTGCCACTTCAGCCCCCAGTTCGAGGCCAGTCTTGCGCAGGGCACGCTCGAGAGCAGCTACCTGCTCGCGTCCTGCGGCAACGATGACCTCGTGCGCGTGTGGCAGGTGCGCATGGCGCACCGCTGTAGCCTCTGGTCCCAGTGGGTGTTCGAGGGCCACTCGGGAAACGTTATGTGCTGCCGCTTTGCACCTGGCGGTCAAATGCTAGCTTCCAG TGCCGGTGACAAGACCACCATACTGTGGGATGTG GGCACTGGAGAGCAGCTGCAGCGGCTGACCAAGCATACTCGCTACGTGCCCTGCTGTGCCTTTTCAAGCGACGGCGAATTCCTGGCCACGGGCTCCAACGATCGTACCGTGGTTATTTGGACTCAAGTTGAGAGCACCACG CAGGAGGAAGGGCAGGGAGAGAAACCGAAGCCCCTGCCACCGCAGCAGCAGCCACCGCCGCCCAAGGAGGGCGTCGGGGtggccgcggtgggccgctggtCGGTGAACCAAGTGGGCGAATGGCTGGAGGGCCTGGGCCTTGGACAGCACCGGGCCACCTTTGAGGAGCACGCCATCGATGGCCAGGAGCTGCTGCACCTGACCCATGAGGGGCTGAGCAATGCCCTGCATGTGGACGCCCTGGGCACACGTGCCCGCCTGCTGCGCGAGGTGCAGGCCTTGAAGCACCCCCTGTGGCGGCACTTGCCTCCTGCTGGGGAGGACGACGCTGCCCTGCCCGAGGAGCTCTTCTGCCCCATCACCCAGGAGCCCATGCGCGATCCCGTTGTGGCTGCAG ATGGTTACAGTTACGAGCGGACGGCCATCATCCGCTGGCTGGAGAGTGGGAAGGACACCAGTCCCATGACGAATGAGCCCCTGGAGCACACCATGGTGCTGCCGAACCGCACCCTGCAATTGCTCATCCAGAAGTACCTGCGCTAG